Proteins from a genomic interval of Trichoderma breve strain T069 chromosome 2, whole genome shotgun sequence:
- a CDS encoding sugar transporter domain-containing protein has protein sequence MAGQGVTAYLIILIAISTLGSLQFGFHLAELNAPQDVITCHRKSVSALTRLTRFVTSVHDADAANDCIPMDEAAFATVSSIFTVGGLIGALAAGPFSSRRGRLLAMRVTALLFIVGSVVETTASSVFVMATGRFLSGIGAGASTVIVPLYISEVCPPDRRGFFGFMTQISINIGILITQTLGFFLSYGSAWRWNLGIGALIAAAQGIGLLIVPESPAWLAAHDDVAGAKKTLQRIRGQAVDIREESEDWGRDGSGAGEEEGLLAQNADEIPPPNATSAKNEPVHLGFLQVAKDPSTRPVIVALVGIMFVQQFCGINSVIMYSVSLLADLLPISSALLSILVSLVNLVTTVACSPLPDRLGRKTCLIMSVVGQGSSALVLALSIVFGFKIVSAFAVLFFVGFFAVGLGPVPFILASELVGQEAVGATQSWCLGANYVATFLVAQFFPIINKALNTWLGGAGWVYFIFAGLAAVSFVFVTWSFRSLRFHGATGN, from the exons ATGGCGGGCCAAGGAGTCACCGCGtatctcatcatcctcattgCAATCTCGACTCTCGGGTCGCTCCAGTTTGGCTTCCACTTG GCCGAGCTCAACGCCCCCCAAGATGTCATAACCTGCCACCGAAAGTCCGTCTCAGCCCTCACTCGTCTCACCCGCTTCGTCACCTCCGTCcacgatgctgatgccgccAACGACTGCATCCCCATGGACGAGGCGGCCTTTGCCAccgtctcctccatcttcactgtCGGAGGCCTCATCGGCGCTCTCGCCGCTGGGCCGTTCTCCTCCCGCCGCGGCCGCCTCCTCGCCATGCGCGTGAcggctcttctcttcatcgtcggctCCGTCGTCGAGACCACTGCCAGCAGCGTCTTCGTCATGGCGACTGGCCGCTTCCTGTCCGGCATCGGGGCTGGAGCCTCAACCGTCATTGTTCCTCTGTACATTAGCGAGGTCTGCCCGCCTGATCGAAGAGGCTTCTTCGGTTTCATGACACAGATCTCTATCAACATCGGTATCCTCATTACGCAGAcgctgggcttcttcctgAGCTACGGAAGCGCCTGGAGGTGGAACCTGGGCATTGGAGCCTTAATTGCCGCCGCACAGGGCATTGGGCTGCTCATCGTCCCCGAAAGCCCAGCCTGGCTCGCCGCGCACGACGACGTGGCCGGTGCAAAGAAGACGCTGCAGAGGATTCGCGGCCAGGCGGTTGACATTagagaggagagcgaggacTGGGGCCGGGATGGATCAGGTgcaggagaggaagaaggcctTCTCGCTCAAAACGCCGACGAGATTCCTCCTCCCAATGCCACATCAGCCAAGAATGAGCCTGTTCACCTTGGCTTCCTGCAAGTCGCCAAAGATCCCAGCACTCGGCCCGTCATCGTTGCCCTAGTCGGCATCATGTTTGTGCAGCAGTTTTGCGGTATCAACTCTGTCATAATGTACTCTGTCTCGCTTCTCGCCGATCTTCTGCCCATCTCCTCTGCTCTCCTCAGTATCTTGGTCTCATTGGTCAACCTGGTCACGACTGTCGCATGTTCGCCCTTGCCAGACCGATTGGGACGCAAGACCTGTCTGATCATGTCCGTCGTAGGCCAGGGCAGCAGCGCTCTTGTTTTAGCCCTGTCCAtcgtctttggcttcaagATTGTGTCTGCCTTTGCCGTGCTCTTCTTtgtcggcttcttcgccgtGGGCTTGGGACCTGTGCCCTTTATCCTGGCCTCGGAGCTCGTGGGCCAGGAAGCTGTTGGCGCAACGCAGAGTTGGTGTTTGGGAGCCAACTATGTGGCGACGTTCCTGGTGGCCCAATTCtttcccatcatcaacaaggctcTCAACACATGGCTTGGTGGCGCTGGCTGGGTCTacttcatctttgctggcctggctgcCGTTTCGTTTGTGTTTGTGACTTGGTCATTTAGGTCTCTGCGCTTCCACGGGGCCACTGGTAACTGA
- a CDS encoding ribosomal protein s24e domain-containing protein, with amino-acid sequence MADNDAPVTLRTRKFIRNPLLGRKQMVVDILHPGRANISKTELSEKLASLYKAQKEQVQVFGLRTQFGGGKTTGFALIYDSPEALKKFEPKYRLIRVGLATKPERASRQQRKQRKNRQKTLRGTAKVKGAKAKKEK; translated from the exons ATGGCGGATAACGACGCTCCCGTTACCCTGCGAACTCGCAAGTTCATCCGCAACCCCCTGCTTGGCCGCAAGCAGATGGTGGT TGACATCCTCCACCCCGGCCGtgccaacatctccaagactGAGCTCAGCGAGAAGCTTGCCAGCCTGTACAAGGCCCAGAAGGAGCAGGTCCAGGTCTTTGGCCTGCGCACCCAGTTCGGTGGCGGCAAGACCACCGGCTTCGCCCTCATCTACGACTCCCCCGAGGCTCTGAAGAAGTTCGAGCCCAAGTACCGCCTGATCCGGGTCGGACTCGCTACCAAGCCCGAGCGTGCCAGCAGACAGCAGC GCAAGCAGCGCAAGAACCGACAGAAGACCCTGCGCGGAACCGCAAAGGTCAAGGGTGCcaaggcgaagaaggagaaataa
- a CDS encoding lysine methyltransferase domain-containing protein yields MVMEASVQKQVDRFCHQYLQLEQSLDYPEPQNIRLPEVQDVIYQRLFADDSLPGGPPPLRYQVRVLKELVSRIEASIDDWDEHGVSDGLMSSLSVLFSTPAPNEDDAVQQKCRVVYHLASLPDHEASINLFENRSLVAAGGTTGLRTWEAALHLGQLLCQDPSIVSGKRVLELGTGTGYLAILCIKYLGSTHVIASDGSDDVINNLPENLFLNQLEGSDTIRPMDLKWGYALVGTEEERWNGGRPLDVVLGADITYDPSIIPALVSTLLELFGLYPHVEVIIAATQRNLETFQVFLVKCRDEGLKVEDVLFEIPSRDQQEGPFYNDQVAIRICRVSKL; encoded by the exons ATGGTCATGGAAGCCTCGGTGCAGAAGCAAGTCGACCGCTTCTGCCACCAGTATCTCCAATTGGAGCAGAGCTTGGACTATCCCGAGCCTCAAAACATCAGGCTCCCCGAGGTCCAAGATGTCATATATCAGAGACTCTTTGCAGACGATTCTCTTCCCGGAGGCCCTCCTCCGTTGAGGTACCAGGTGAGAGTGCTCAAGGAGCTAGTCTCCCGCATTGAGGCCAGCATAGACGACTGGGATGAACAT GGAGTATCCGATGGCCTCATGTCCTCCCTCTCTGTCTTATTCTCCACACCGGCCCCCAACGAGGATGATGCCGTGCAGCAAAAGTGCCGCGTTGTCTATCATCTCGCATCGTTGCCAGATCACGAGGCTAGCATCAACCTGTTTGAGAACCGTTCTCTCGTTGCCGCCGGCGGCACTACGGGGTTGAGGACATGGGAGGCAGCGCTTCACCTGGGACAGCTTCTCTGTCAGGACCCCAGCATTGTCTCGGGAAAGCGAGTGCTGGAGCTTGGAACCGGGACCGGCTATCTCGCCATTCTGTGCATCAAGTACTTGGGGTCAACTCATGTCATAGCATCAGATGGATCAGACGAcgtcatcaacaacctcccTGAAAACCTCTTTCTGAATCAGCTCGAGGGTTCAGATACAATACGTCCCATGGATCTCAAGTGGGGGTATGCACTTGTAGGaaccgaagaagagcggtGGAACGGCGGCCGTCCGTTGGATGTTGTGCTCGGGGCGGACATCACATACGACCCAAGCATAATCCCAGCCCTTGTCAGCACACTTTTGGAACTCTTTGGCCTGTATCCTCATGTTGAGGTCATCATTGCAGCGACTCAGCGTAATCTGGAAACGTTTCAAGTGTTTTTGGTAAAGTGCCGCGACGAGGGGTTGAAGGTAGAAGATGTCTTATTTGAGATTCCGTCGCGTGACCAACAAGAAGGGCCATTTTATAACGATCAGGTCGCTATTAGAATCTGTAGAGTATCTAAATTATGA